In Lysobacter firmicutimachus, one genomic interval encodes:
- a CDS encoding YciI family protein produces the protein MRFFSMIRIDETLNQAPSERLLTDMQQLMEEMTRNGSLIATAGLTPSADGVRLRLRGGKITATDGPFTEAKEVIGGYALFEAASKAEAIAIGRRFLEVHGEGWDIECEVRPLRDQGAGCGRVDCVE, from the coding sequence ATGCGTTTTTTTTCCATGATCCGGATCGACGAAACCCTGAATCAGGCGCCCAGCGAGCGTCTGCTGACGGACATGCAGCAGTTGATGGAGGAGATGACCCGCAACGGCAGCCTGATCGCCACTGCCGGGCTGACGCCCAGCGCCGACGGCGTTCGCTTGCGTCTGCGCGGCGGCAAGATCACCGCCACCGACGGCCCGTTCACCGAAGCCAAGGAAGTGATCGGCGGTTACGCCCTGTTCGAAGCGGCGTCGAAGGCGGAGGCGATCGCGATCGGCCGGCGCTTCCTGGAAGTGCACGGCGAGGGCTGGGACATCGAGTGCGAGGTGCGGCCGCTGCGGGACCAGGGGGCGGGCTGCGGGCGGGTGGACTGTGTCGAATGA
- the phaZ7 gene encoding extracellular native short-chain-length polyhydroxyalkanoate depolymerase PhaZ7, whose translation MAAIALAVLGLSASPAAAALDCGSHNGYTCQGAASQYAGGFAPGVGSGGFGGGDCIATRTPVVFVHGNGDSALSFDMPPSAVAGYAAPAHSVYDELKARGYNDCELFGITYLDAEERAAPQYNYHEPAKYQVLKSFIDKVKTYTGRSQVDIVSHSLGSSMSLAMLKYYGYQASVRRFVNIAGGLRGLRTCLSTGYQSPYAPTCNAEAYVYPYDYYTFGLYPSSGVPYYGYSRWTGDGSNSLRAMPQTYGSIAFYTITAGLYDQVHCFTTSYAAGCSGGALFNAGANVKAQVDIGAGNSAYAYDWDWSDGSPYNAGGGDTSQGVGHFRSKSNAGRIVYNMLATTCTSGCANGYAGVNGPAVNR comes from the coding sequence ATGGCAGCGATCGCCCTGGCCGTGCTCGGCCTGTCGGCCTCGCCGGCCGCCGCGGCCTTGGACTGCGGCAGCCACAACGGCTACACCTGCCAAGGCGCGGCCAGCCAATACGCCGGCGGTTTCGCGCCCGGCGTCGGCAGCGGCGGCTTCGGCGGCGGCGACTGCATCGCCACCCGCACCCCGGTGGTGTTCGTGCACGGCAACGGCGACAGCGCGCTGAGCTTCGACATGCCGCCTTCCGCCGTGGCCGGCTATGCGGCGCCGGCGCATTCGGTCTACGACGAACTCAAGGCGCGCGGCTACAACGATTGCGAGTTGTTCGGCATCACCTACCTGGATGCCGAAGAACGCGCCGCGCCGCAGTACAACTACCACGAGCCGGCCAAGTACCAGGTGCTCAAGAGCTTCATCGACAAGGTGAAGACCTACACCGGCCGCAGCCAGGTCGACATCGTCTCGCACTCGCTGGGCTCGTCGATGAGCCTGGCGATGCTGAAGTACTACGGCTATCAGGCCAGCGTGCGCCGCTTCGTCAACATCGCCGGCGGCCTGCGCGGCCTGCGCACCTGCCTGAGCACCGGCTACCAGTCGCCGTACGCGCCGACCTGCAATGCCGAAGCCTATGTCTATCCCTACGACTACTACACCTTCGGCCTGTATCCCAGCAGCGGCGTGCCTTATTACGGCTATAGCCGCTGGACCGGCGACGGCAGCAACAGCTTGCGCGCGATGCCGCAGACTTACGGCTCGATCGCCTTCTACACCATCACCGCCGGCCTGTACGACCAGGTGCATTGCTTCACCACCAGCTACGCCGCCGGCTGCAGCGGCGGCGCGCTGTTCAACGCCGGTGCCAACGTCAAGGCCCAGGTCGACATCGGCGCCGGCAACAGCGCCTACGCCTACGACTGGGATTGGAGCGACGGCAGCCCCTACAACGCCGGCGGCGGCGACACCAGCCAGGGCGTCGGCCATTTCCGTTCCAAGTCCAACGCCGGTCGGATCGTCTACAACATGCTCGCGACTACCTGCACCAGCGGCTGCGCCAACGGCTATGCGGGCGTCAACGGACCGGCGGTCAATCGCTGA